The proteins below come from a single Triticum aestivum cultivar Chinese Spring chromosome 5D, IWGSC CS RefSeq v2.1, whole genome shotgun sequence genomic window:
- the LOC123123018 gene encoding uncharacterized protein → MAGRSSSSWGPSPAAVTALVALLGLGVAAYIVGPPLYWHVAEALGGSAGACPACACDCDALPLLQLPEDCAKQFKEVKNHASGEETELLIEELKQREEDATEAQQQADVKLLEAKKLASQYQKEADKCSSGMDTCEEAREKSAESLLGQRKLTALWEERARELGWKPGNVKPHLNQ, encoded by the exons ATGGCGGGCCGCTCGTCGTCGTCGTGGGGCCCGAGCCCCGCGGCGGTGACGGCGCTGGTGGCGCTGCTCGGGCTCGGCGTCGCGGCATACATCGTCGGCCCGCCGCTCTACTGGCACGTCGCCGAGGCGCTCGGCGGCTCGGCGGGAGCCTGCCCCGCGTGCGCCTGCGACTGCGACGCGCTCCCGCTGCTCCAGCTCCCCGAAG ACTGTGCCAAGCAATTCAAAGAGGTCAAGAATCATGCTTCCGGTGAAGAAACAGAGTTACTAATAGAAGAGCTAAAGCAGAGAGAGGAGGATGCAACAGAAGCTCAGCAACAAGCCGATGTAAAGTTGCTCGAGGCTAAAAAACTAGCTTCGCAGTATCAAAAGGAGGCTGACAAATGCAGTTCAGGTATGGATACATGTGAAGAAGCTAGGGAGAAGTCAGCAGAGTCGCTGCTCGGTCAAAGGAAATTAACTGCTTTGTGGGAGGAAAGAGCTCGGGAACTTGGATGGAAACCCGGGAATGTCAAACCACACCTGAATCAGTAA